One genomic segment of Bdellovibrio bacteriovorus includes these proteins:
- a CDS encoding glutathione S-transferase family protein: MKVYVFKSLPPFLWGYTRDIRAMWALEECGINYETVGLDCGPNGLQDETWFEEVSPFKQVPAIDDNGYLLTESGAILLYIAEKSGKLVPSDLQGRAQVYRWLITSLNNIEPFALPIFFADLQGDSNPSLKALRPWYVEILERFFPTIDAMLKNQSYITGSDFTVADIAFACVLRELRKNEVLKKYPHIEKYRQTCESRPAFTKVLNNYEDRLAITRGSAR; this comes from the coding sequence ATGAAAGTATACGTCTTCAAATCACTGCCACCGTTTCTATGGGGATACACTCGCGACATCAGAGCGATGTGGGCCTTAGAAGAATGCGGAATCAACTATGAAACTGTAGGATTGGATTGCGGCCCCAACGGCCTTCAAGATGAAACATGGTTTGAAGAAGTCTCCCCTTTCAAACAAGTCCCCGCGATTGACGACAACGGATACTTACTAACAGAGTCCGGCGCGATCTTACTTTACATCGCAGAAAAATCAGGAAAGTTGGTTCCGTCGGATCTTCAAGGGAGAGCCCAAGTCTATCGCTGGTTAATCACTTCATTAAACAACATCGAACCCTTCGCACTTCCTATTTTCTTCGCGGATCTACAAGGTGATTCAAATCCCAGTTTGAAAGCGCTACGCCCGTGGTACGTCGAGATCCTAGAAAGATTCTTCCCCACCATCGATGCCATGTTAAAAAATCAATCCTACATAACAGGATCCGATTTCACAGTAGCCGACATCGCCTTCGCCTGCGTGTTACGAGAACTTAGAAAAAATGAAGTCCTAAAAAAGTATCCCCACATCGAAAAATACCGCCAAACTTGTGAGTCCCGCCCCGCATTCACCAAAGTCCTTAATAACTACGAGGATCGACTAGCTATAACGCGAGGAAGCGCCCGATAA
- a CDS encoding RHS repeat domain-containing protein yields MLISKSHLLLVLLSSIPFSVHSQVLPGVSTSSTSYLYKLSDPSTITTNFGDAMTNGAVSVANCSPQSIYCNPHTESTCAGIGSSRGAYDASFTIVQPNVNAVRFMIAQATPTCYDANYVGAHYEVHITANLDVAPGQSYNCISNEDAYYGSNYIIIGYSVPNNFKGNLVPIQIECDVPIKQIWTSDYSNGIANKPFYQSFEIFWGPVSPIPTTSVGLGKVANELRENNTMTCGSIVHVDNQIVGESIPLAGIDKFKLNYFSHYNKRPGDYKLKLPLTGASAASDTNAFDVTVTSADGSYSSNLNIPNQSNLVFSFDWDGKNKSNIVEIGPRKFTVTAKQYLSSSAVPFVKTQDIALGSFNAQKIGLNGFVPSIYQFYSDAAKTLFSGDGQIRKVQGKVVSGMTGVAHSVAETDGSLVYYFDSMGRIVFTKLGLTGATVFTFNYDAQGNLISIVEPFNLTTQFKRLNNKLDYIVAPRGFQDVSPKGWDIGAFATRFNYDGNDKLSSTYVLHNGGTQSGYGFTFNGQNLLATFADSRGLLNTFTYDTNGNLIKDAKPSGFFFDLIKTVNSPTNYEVARITGMNRSTLYKIEDLASGMTKQTVTTPNGISSVRSFNNSQEIFESSGSILTTDFLPDPRFPESRYPAGKVLELPNGIDISSTSTQSVTLGNVNDPYSISAMTVTDTLGSLTKTTTYNPTTKTFTTVSPGRPTTEIKIDAYQRVVSEKIGNLLPTTYTYSNDLMTGIWQGQRGYTFTYNIWGELETVSDSEYSNIYTLGYDIYGRLSAMLDNNGLQVRFAYDSAGNNTKVSIGDYSATDRIHDFSFDINDLINSYSTPYVGVNGTFLRNTTSYVYNADKQLTQIQKPSGRTVTYSYGLLTGVLTKVTTSAGEYIYSHNANGLVSSIITPAGLSTEISYTGNVPVQFTYKDQVGNLIGAYSYVLAPLNGLTQQDQVVVGGATSQLTYGYDSGLRLSSIGGATLTYDSNGQSSGSIVDNVTEEIAHNSYGDVSQILVKHNGVTIYKESFDIELTRGLIVGKLQNLDGVQDTEIYQYDTNRRLKRSSNTTDTVPSVTKINTYEYDLFGNGIVVNNARLTATINNKDIIYSYSNDERLDYMTIDDTLNNKTYSAQFTYKRDGELETRTDYNVTSWPYVLLGTTEYFYDDFGNLTKVILANGNIIEYEIDSFNRRTGKRINGVLQKRWIYQDQFRIAAELDASGNLVKRFVYGLKANVPEYMIMGTTKYKIVTNRQGSLRAVVNAVDGTFLQKMDHDEFGNVRLDTNPGLVPFGFAGGLYDADTKFVRFGARDFDPETGRWTNKDPIRFKGGDSNLYGYTLQDPVNFVDPSGLRTDVHCRPVSGFSAASHCYLVITPESGSSLGSKPITLSVFAEGGMGFLPGATGVKSVNDPRDSFTNYSANVSQGICGRSADDFDKEIFNQFSILTPGTYSNNPFGSGINNSNTFVYRVIRAAGGVVPSNIPAKAVGF; encoded by the coding sequence ATGTTGATCTCCAAAAGCCATCTGTTACTTGTGCTGCTTTCTTCAATACCTTTCTCTGTGCATTCCCAAGTGCTCCCTGGGGTGTCCACTAGTTCAACCTCTTATTTATACAAGCTCTCCGATCCTTCTACTATTACAACGAATTTTGGAGATGCAATGACGAATGGCGCGGTGAGCGTCGCGAACTGTTCACCACAATCCATTTACTGCAATCCACATACAGAAAGTACTTGCGCTGGAATCGGGTCATCAAGGGGTGCTTACGATGCGTCCTTCACTATTGTTCAACCTAATGTTAATGCGGTTCGATTCATGATCGCTCAAGCAACTCCCACCTGCTATGACGCCAACTATGTTGGTGCTCACTATGAAGTCCATATTACTGCCAACTTAGATGTTGCCCCGGGACAGTCTTATAACTGTATATCTAATGAAGATGCATACTATGGAAGCAATTACATAATTATTGGCTATTCGGTTCCGAATAACTTCAAAGGCAACCTTGTTCCTATTCAAATTGAATGTGATGTGCCAATTAAGCAAATCTGGACATCTGACTATTCAAACGGGATTGCGAACAAACCATTTTATCAATCGTTCGAAATATTCTGGGGACCCGTCAGCCCCATTCCGACAACGTCGGTTGGTTTAGGAAAAGTAGCTAACGAACTGCGCGAAAACAACACGATGACTTGCGGATCAATTGTCCATGTAGACAACCAGATTGTTGGAGAAAGTATCCCTCTTGCAGGGATAGATAAGTTTAAGCTTAATTATTTCTCTCACTATAATAAGAGACCTGGCGACTATAAATTGAAGCTTCCGTTGACTGGAGCAAGTGCAGCTTCCGATACCAATGCTTTTGATGTGACTGTCACATCTGCAGATGGATCCTACAGCTCCAACCTCAATATCCCAAATCAAAGCAATCTAGTATTTTCATTCGATTGGGATGGAAAAAATAAAAGTAATATTGTGGAGATCGGACCACGAAAATTTACAGTTACGGCAAAACAGTATTTGTCTAGTTCTGCTGTGCCCTTTGTGAAAACCCAAGATATAGCACTGGGTAGCTTTAACGCACAAAAAATTGGTTTGAACGGTTTTGTTCCTAGCATCTATCAGTTTTACAGTGACGCGGCAAAAACTCTTTTCAGCGGTGACGGACAAATAAGAAAGGTTCAAGGGAAGGTTGTTTCTGGAATGACGGGGGTTGCTCATTCAGTGGCGGAGACAGATGGAAGTCTGGTTTATTATTTTGATTCGATGGGACGAATTGTTTTTACAAAGCTTGGCCTTACTGGAGCAACCGTATTTACTTTCAACTATGATGCCCAGGGGAATTTGATTTCGATAGTTGAACCATTTAATTTAACTACGCAGTTTAAAAGACTCAATAACAAACTCGATTACATAGTTGCGCCGCGAGGCTTTCAAGATGTTTCTCCCAAAGGATGGGATATCGGGGCTTTCGCAACAAGGTTCAACTACGATGGCAATGATAAATTAAGTAGTACCTATGTATTGCATAATGGTGGTACCCAGTCAGGATATGGCTTTACATTCAATGGACAAAATCTTTTAGCAACTTTTGCTGATTCAAGAGGACTGCTCAATACTTTTACATACGATACAAACGGTAACCTTATCAAGGATGCTAAACCTTCAGGATTTTTCTTTGATTTGATAAAAACAGTCAATTCGCCAACGAACTATGAGGTGGCGCGTATTACAGGAATGAATAGAAGCACGCTGTATAAAATCGAAGATCTTGCATCAGGAATGACAAAGCAAACGGTAACGACGCCTAACGGTATTTCTTCGGTTCGTTCTTTTAACAATTCTCAAGAAATATTTGAGTCAAGTGGCTCAATCCTTACGACGGATTTCTTGCCTGACCCTAGATTTCCTGAATCACGTTATCCTGCTGGCAAAGTACTTGAGCTTCCAAATGGCATCGATATTTCTTCAACCTCCACTCAATCAGTTACGTTGGGCAATGTAAATGACCCTTATTCAATATCAGCAATGACTGTAACTGATACTCTTGGCTCTTTAACTAAAACGACGACTTATAACCCTACAACAAAAACGTTCACGACTGTGTCGCCTGGAAGGCCTACAACGGAGATAAAGATCGATGCATATCAAAGAGTTGTGTCAGAAAAGATCGGTAACTTATTGCCCACCACGTATACCTATTCTAACGATTTAATGACTGGTATTTGGCAGGGGCAAAGAGGTTATACATTCACTTACAATATTTGGGGCGAGCTGGAAACAGTTTCCGATTCCGAATATTCAAATATCTATACTTTGGGTTATGATATTTATGGCAGACTGTCTGCGATGCTAGACAATAACGGTCTTCAAGTTCGTTTCGCGTATGACTCCGCCGGAAATAATACTAAAGTGAGCATAGGAGATTATTCGGCTACAGATAGAATTCATGATTTTTCTTTCGACATAAATGACTTGATTAACAGTTATTCGACTCCTTACGTTGGCGTGAATGGAACTTTTTTAAGAAATACAACTTCATACGTATACAACGCCGATAAGCAATTAACTCAAATTCAAAAGCCTTCGGGGAGAACCGTTACTTACAGCTATGGACTTTTAACGGGGGTATTAACGAAGGTAACGACTTCAGCTGGCGAATATATATATTCGCATAACGCCAACGGTTTAGTTTCTAGCATAATTACTCCTGCTGGGCTCTCTACGGAAATAAGTTACACGGGCAATGTGCCTGTTCAATTTACTTATAAAGATCAGGTCGGGAATCTTATCGGAGCATATTCCTATGTCCTTGCGCCATTAAATGGTTTAACTCAGCAAGACCAGGTAGTAGTAGGGGGCGCAACATCTCAATTAACATATGGGTACGACTCTGGCCTACGGTTATCGAGTATTGGTGGCGCTACTCTTACATATGATTCTAACGGTCAATCTTCGGGATCAATAGTTGATAACGTTACGGAAGAAATTGCACATAACTCTTACGGCGATGTTTCTCAGATATTAGTTAAGCACAATGGTGTGACGATCTATAAAGAAAGCTTTGATATCGAGCTTACTAGAGGCTTGATAGTTGGAAAACTACAGAATCTGGATGGTGTACAAGATACTGAAATTTATCAGTACGATACGAATAGAAGACTAAAGCGATCTTCGAACACTACGGATACCGTTCCGTCAGTAACTAAAATTAATACTTACGAATATGATTTATTCGGTAATGGTATAGTTGTTAATAATGCAAGGCTGACGGCAACCATCAATAATAAGGATATTATATATAGTTACTCTAACGATGAACGCTTAGACTACATGACAATTGACGACACTTTGAATAATAAAACTTATTCTGCACAGTTCACATATAAAAGAGATGGCGAGCTCGAGACGAGAACAGATTATAATGTCACCAGTTGGCCATATGTTTTGCTAGGCACGACAGAATACTTTTATGATGATTTTGGAAACCTTACGAAAGTAATCTTAGCTAACGGTAATATCATTGAGTATGAGATAGATAGTTTCAACAGAAGAACAGGTAAAAGAATAAATGGTGTTTTGCAAAAACGATGGATCTATCAGGATCAGTTCAGAATTGCAGCTGAGCTTGATGCCTCTGGAAATTTAGTAAAGCGTTTCGTTTATGGTTTAAAAGCTAATGTGCCCGAATACATGATTATGGGAACAACTAAATATAAAATCGTAACGAACAGACAAGGATCCCTACGCGCCGTTGTGAATGCAGTTGATGGGACATTCCTTCAGAAAATGGATCACGACGAATTCGGCAATGTACGCCTGGATACGAACCCTGGGTTAGTTCCATTTGGGTTTGCTGGCGGTCTTTATGATGCCGACACCAAGTTTGTAAGATTTGGTGCGAGAGACTTCGATCCGGAAACTGGAAGATGGACAAATAAAGACCCGATTAGATTTAAGGGTGGTGACTCTAACCTTTATGGATATACATTGCAGGACCCAGTTAATTTTGTTGATCCAAGTGGGCTTCGGACTGATGTCCACTGTCGTCCTGTATCTGGATTTAGTGCGGCCTCTCACTGTTATCTTGTTATCACACCAGAATCGGGAAGTTCTCTAGGATCAAAGCCTATTACGCTGAGTGTCTTTGCCGAAGGAGGAATGGGGTTTCTTCCCGGGGCGACTGGAGTTAAAAGTGTCAATGATCCAAGAGATAGCTTTACCAATTATAGTGCGAATGTTAGCCAAGGCATTTGCGGTAGATCGGCCGATGATTTCGACAAAGAAATTTTTAATCAGTTTAGCATATTAACGCCAGGGACGTATTCAAATAATCCATTCGGTTCGGGGATTAATAATAGCAACACGTTCGTATATCGAGTAATCCGCGCAGCTGGAGGGGTTGTACCTTCCAATATTCCCGCAAAAGCTGTAGGGTTCTAA
- a CDS encoding DUF6279 family lipoprotein translates to MKYLILLSFVILSSACSRSGVMVRMFDDLAVSKADDYFELTSKQREELKKDLQKDVDVARKELLPQIAKSLRSIEPQINKEKLDSEVITTQMMEFQNYFKKLSSYFGETAVKTSLSLEPSQVFHFAKEVREDIEDESESDAKEKVEKRYKKSVEFWIGGISSAQKEKIQKFLKQNPYPSKLQNENKEYVLNQFLEAKKNPETLKKFVKDFFNDYESVRLPAYTEALNNHKKAFQKFLVEEFWSTISKNQKETLKENITSRAEDLENIAQYN, encoded by the coding sequence ATGAAATATTTAATCCTACTGTCTTTCGTTATCCTTTCTTCGGCCTGCAGCCGCTCTGGCGTTATGGTCCGCATGTTTGATGATCTGGCGGTCTCAAAAGCCGATGACTACTTCGAGCTGACCAGTAAACAGCGCGAAGAACTTAAAAAAGACCTGCAAAAAGATGTCGATGTCGCTCGCAAAGAGCTTCTGCCCCAGATTGCAAAAAGTCTTCGCTCTATTGAGCCGCAAATCAATAAAGAAAAATTAGATTCCGAAGTCATCACCACTCAGATGATGGAGTTTCAAAACTACTTTAAAAAACTGTCGAGTTATTTTGGCGAAACCGCCGTCAAAACATCTTTGTCACTGGAGCCATCGCAAGTCTTTCACTTTGCCAAAGAAGTCCGTGAAGACATTGAAGATGAATCTGAATCTGACGCTAAAGAAAAGGTAGAAAAGCGTTATAAAAAATCCGTCGAATTTTGGATTGGCGGTATCTCGTCCGCGCAAAAAGAAAAGATTCAAAAATTCTTAAAACAGAATCCTTATCCAAGCAAACTTCAAAACGAAAACAAGGAATACGTTTTAAATCAATTCCTCGAAGCCAAAAAGAATCCGGAAACTTTAAAGAAATTCGTCAAAGACTTCTTCAACGACTATGAATCCGTCCGCCTGCCCGCATACACAGAAGCCTTGAATAATCACAAAAAAGCCTTCCAGAAATTCCTGGTGGAGGAATTCTGGAGCACCATCAGCAAAAATCAAAAAGAAACGCTAAAAGAAAATATCACCAGTCGCGCCGAGGACTTAGAAAACATCGCTCAGTACAACTAG
- a CDS encoding dihydroorotase, which yields MSQRPFDLLIQGGTCLLPHPTSTGLIEQQADIGIIDGRIEKIATSLQGPALKTINATGLHVLPGVIDSQVHFREPGLTHKEDLESGTRAAILGGVTSIFEMPNTNPGTTTAEAFEDKLNRAKDRAHCNYAFFIGGAHDNVNNIAELELLPHCSGVKIFMGSSTGTLLVEDDETLEKILRQGHRRVIFHSEDEMRLRERKHIATEMADPHYHPVWRDVETAVNSTTRLLKLARKTGRKIHVLHVSTGEEMDLLKDQKDIATVEVLPQHLTLYAPDCYDKLGTYAQQNPPIREKRHMDRIWKAVLDGTVDVIGSDHAPHTKEEKDRPYPSSPSGVPGVQTLVPIMLNHVNEGRLSLIRFVEMVTANQARVFGIVNKGYLRQGFDADVTIVDMKKQKTIDNSWIASKCGWTPFHGMQVKGWMTHTIVGGKLVMENDEVILPSQGQPVNFKDTRS from the coding sequence ATGTCTCAACGTCCCTTTGACTTACTTATCCAAGGCGGAACTTGCCTTCTTCCCCACCCAACTTCGACGGGTTTGATCGAGCAGCAGGCCGACATCGGTATCATTGATGGCCGCATTGAAAAAATCGCGACGTCCCTTCAAGGCCCTGCCCTAAAAACTATCAATGCGACCGGCCTGCACGTGCTTCCGGGAGTCATCGATAGCCAAGTCCACTTCCGCGAACCTGGACTGACTCATAAGGAAGATCTTGAAAGCGGAACTCGCGCGGCCATCCTGGGTGGAGTTACAAGCATTTTTGAAATGCCAAACACCAACCCTGGCACAACAACAGCCGAGGCTTTTGAAGATAAACTCAACCGCGCCAAAGACCGTGCTCACTGCAATTACGCTTTTTTCATCGGTGGCGCCCACGACAATGTGAATAACATCGCGGAACTTGAACTTCTGCCCCACTGCTCGGGCGTAAAAATCTTTATGGGAAGTTCCACGGGAACTTTGCTGGTGGAAGATGATGAGACGCTAGAAAAAATCTTAAGACAAGGTCACCGCCGCGTAATTTTCCATTCGGAAGATGAAATGCGCTTGCGAGAAAGAAAGCATATCGCGACAGAAATGGCAGATCCCCATTACCATCCAGTGTGGAGAGATGTTGAAACGGCTGTAAACTCCACCACTCGACTTTTGAAACTCGCTCGCAAAACGGGAAGAAAGATCCACGTTCTACATGTGTCGACGGGTGAAGAAATGGATCTTTTAAAAGATCAAAAAGACATCGCGACAGTGGAAGTGCTTCCGCAGCACTTAACTTTGTATGCTCCGGACTGTTACGATAAGTTGGGCACATACGCGCAACAAAATCCGCCGATTCGCGAAAAGCGACATATGGATCGCATCTGGAAAGCCGTGCTTGATGGAACTGTCGATGTGATTGGCTCAGACCACGCCCCGCACACGAAAGAAGAAAAGGACCGACCTTATCCTTCAAGTCCTTCGGGAGTTCCCGGCGTGCAAACGCTGGTTCCTATTATGCTCAACCATGTGAATGAGGGACGCCTAAGCCTGATCCGATTTGTCGAAATGGTGACGGCAAACCAAGCGCGCGTTTTTGGTATCGTCAACAAAGGATATCTTCGCCAAGGATTTGACGCTGACGTCACAATTGTGGATATGAAAAAACAAAAGACCATCGACAATTCATGGATCGCGAGTAAATGCGGATGGACTCCGTTTCACGGTATGCAAGTCAAAGGCTGGATGACTCACACGATTGTGGGTGGAAAGCTTGTGATGGAAAATGACGAAGTCATTCTTCCTTCGCAAGGTCAGCCCGTGAATTTTAAGGACACGCGTTCATGA
- a CDS encoding inner membrane-spanning protein YciB yields MNPTGNPKAQAASLFFAGLLPVIAFTLIEEYYGTVAGLIAGMVFGVGEISYELYKYKKVSKITWFGNGMLLVLGGISLISSEGLWFKLQPAIMEGVFALALWGSVVIGKPLLVYLAEQQGHQFPDFIKDKMKGITFRSGLFFAIHTGLAVWAALAWSTSAWALLKGLGVTISFVLYLIMEGILLRRVVLKQR; encoded by the coding sequence ATGAATCCTACCGGAAATCCGAAAGCGCAAGCGGCCAGCCTTTTCTTTGCTGGCCTTCTTCCCGTCATCGCTTTTACTTTGATTGAAGAATATTACGGAACCGTGGCCGGCCTGATTGCCGGGATGGTTTTCGGTGTCGGCGAAATTTCTTACGAGCTTTATAAATATAAAAAAGTATCTAAGATCACTTGGTTCGGAAACGGCATGCTTTTGGTTTTGGGAGGAATCTCACTGATTTCTTCAGAGGGCCTGTGGTTTAAACTACAACCCGCAATCATGGAAGGTGTCTTTGCCTTAGCACTTTGGGGTTCCGTCGTTATCGGAAAACCTTTACTCGTGTACCTCGCTGAACAACAAGGTCATCAGTTTCCCGATTTTATAAAAGATAAGATGAAAGGCATTACATTTCGATCAGGTCTTTTCTTTGCCATTCACACGGGCCTTGCCGTTTGGGCCGCTTTGGCATGGAGCACATCCGCGTGGGCTCTATTAAAAGGTTTAGGCGTCACGATTAGTTTCGTGTTGTATCTCATCATGGAGGGTATCCTTTTACGTCGGGTCGTTTTAAAACAAAGATAG
- a CDS encoding HEAT repeat domain-containing protein, which produces MNKILVASVLFAGLSSSTFAVAAKPSSSTLTSAMEVLKLPGENRRMAIQSQGDKHYSQFISVAFNEAQPMSLRWRALMAAAEARGEKATPDLLKAGSHKQWYMRNAALVALAEVNPSQGQKLAAKLLKDKALVVRSAAVSALENNLSSENRDLLWEELNQKYNFKNTQSLWIRHQIVEVLAKKPVDHELKIFAGLLSDKDQRVQLPAVRGLEKLTGVKLNKSVVSTDALVGLWKNYLKKEKIAL; this is translated from the coding sequence ATGAATAAAATTCTTGTGGCCTCTGTGTTGTTTGCTGGACTTTCTTCAAGTACTTTCGCAGTCGCAGCTAAACCTTCATCTAGTACTTTAACTTCGGCGATGGAAGTTCTTAAACTTCCCGGTGAAAACCGTCGCATGGCCATTCAAAGCCAGGGCGATAAACACTACTCTCAATTCATTTCTGTGGCTTTCAATGAAGCTCAACCCATGAGTCTTCGTTGGCGCGCTTTAATGGCGGCGGCGGAAGCTCGCGGTGAAAAAGCAACGCCGGATTTATTGAAGGCGGGATCTCACAAGCAGTGGTATATGCGAAATGCCGCTCTTGTGGCGTTAGCGGAAGTGAATCCTTCGCAAGGTCAGAAACTGGCGGCAAAGCTTCTTAAGGATAAAGCTTTGGTGGTTCGTTCTGCCGCGGTGAGTGCGTTAGAAAACAATCTCAGTTCAGAAAACCGCGATCTTTTGTGGGAAGAACTCAATCAAAAATACAATTTCAAAAACACGCAAAGCCTTTGGATTCGTCATCAGATCGTTGAAGTCTTGGCGAAAAAGCCGGTGGATCATGAGCTTAAGATTTTTGCCGGCCTTCTTTCAGATAAAGACCAACGCGTTCAGTTGCCAGCAGTTCGTGGTTTGGAAAAGCTGACTGGCGTAAAACTTAATAAGTCTGTTGTATCGACGGACGCCTTAGTAGGTCTTTGGAAGAATTATCTTAAGAAAGAAAAGATCGCTCTTTAG
- a CDS encoding SDR family NAD(P)-dependent oxidoreductase gives MNNRTALIIGNSSGIGLELTRQMLEDGFAVIGLSKSNTSITHHSYRHILYDVTDLKFESFLGELVAQLDSITVGIYCAGIGAKFDAENLEFETKVFQVNLMSAVTATNIIVKKMREQGYGHFIGLSSIADALTSTAAPSYAASKAGVSRYWEGLGLALASSNVKISNVRFGFVDTKMAKAPSKPMLIDSKTAAIFIRDVIRRPRIRASKPYVMSLWAHLLGLLSRIRFFGR, from the coding sequence GTGAATAATCGCACGGCACTTATTATTGGCAATTCATCAGGAATAGGGTTGGAGCTTACGAGGCAAATGCTAGAAGATGGCTTTGCAGTTATTGGGCTTTCAAAAAGCAACACCTCAATTACGCACCATTCTTATCGACATATTTTGTATGACGTTACGGACTTAAAATTCGAATCATTTTTGGGTGAGCTTGTAGCGCAACTTGATAGTATCACAGTCGGAATTTACTGCGCCGGGATAGGTGCAAAGTTTGATGCCGAAAATTTAGAATTCGAAACAAAAGTATTTCAAGTCAATCTAATGTCTGCTGTGACCGCAACGAATATTATTGTGAAAAAAATGAGGGAGCAAGGATACGGGCATTTTATAGGTCTTAGCTCCATTGCTGACGCTCTAACTTCAACAGCTGCGCCCAGTTACGCGGCCTCCAAGGCTGGAGTATCAAGATACTGGGAAGGGTTGGGTTTGGCCCTTGCGAGCAGCAACGTGAAAATCTCTAATGTACGTTTTGGTTTTGTTGACACTAAGATGGCTAAAGCCCCCAGCAAGCCTATGTTAATCGATTCTAAGACCGCCGCAATATTCATTAGGGATGTTATCAGGCGCCCGCGTATTCGTGCTTCAAAGCCTTATGTGATGTCTTTGTGGGCTCATCTTCTCGGACTTCTCAGTCGGATTCGTTTTTTTGGACGGTAA
- a CDS encoding enoyl-CoA hydratase-related protein produces the protein MNFYSEKFTHLKTQLSRHVLWLTLDNVEQSNAISLEMVDSLTRVLRHADFDPQVRVIVIKGEGPTFCAGGDVKAMQNKTGMFAGESNELRMRYIHGIQQIPKCIEDLSKPLIAMVNGPAIGAGCDLAMMCDLRVGSVKSKFGETFVKLGLVPGDGGTFFLQRVIGFSKAMQMSLTGDLIAGEEAQRWGLLNYFVDEAQLEAETLKIAEKIANNAPVAVQMTKKAMKMAYLNDLHTILDLSAAYQGITQRTADHFTALQAMKEKKAPEFSGN, from the coding sequence ATGAATTTCTATTCTGAAAAGTTCACGCATCTTAAAACTCAGCTTTCGCGGCATGTGCTTTGGTTGACGCTTGATAATGTCGAGCAAAGCAATGCTATTTCTTTAGAGATGGTGGATTCCTTAACTCGCGTTTTAAGACATGCTGATTTTGATCCGCAAGTCCGAGTGATCGTGATTAAAGGTGAAGGTCCGACTTTCTGTGCAGGCGGCGATGTGAAGGCTATGCAGAATAAAACCGGGATGTTTGCAGGTGAAAGCAATGAGCTTCGCATGCGCTATATTCACGGTATTCAGCAAATTCCCAAATGTATTGAAGACCTTTCCAAACCTTTGATTGCTATGGTGAACGGTCCAGCGATTGGGGCGGGTTGTGATCTTGCGATGATGTGTGATCTTCGTGTTGGAAGCGTAAAATCAAAATTCGGGGAAACTTTTGTGAAGTTGGGGCTCGTGCCGGGGGACGGTGGGACGTTCTTTCTTCAGCGCGTGATTGGTTTTTCTAAGGCTATGCAAATGTCTTTGACGGGGGACTTGATTGCGGGTGAGGAAGCTCAACGCTGGGGACTTCTTAATTATTTTGTCGATGAGGCTCAGCTTGAAGCCGAGACTCTTAAGATAGCTGAAAAGATTGCGAACAATGCTCCAGTGGCTGTGCAGATGACGAAGAAGGCGATGAAGATGGCTTACTTAAATGATCTTCATACTATTTTAGACTTGTCGGCGGCTTATCAAGGGATCACGCAAAGAACAGCGGATCATTTTACCGCGCTTCAGGCGATGAAAGAAAAAAAAGCCCCCGAATTTTCCGGGAACTAG